In Meles meles chromosome 14, mMelMel3.1 paternal haplotype, whole genome shotgun sequence, a single window of DNA contains:
- the TFDP1 gene encoding transcription factor Dp-1 isoform X2 yields the protein MAKDAGLIEANGELKVFIDQNLSPGKGVVSLVAVHPSTVSALGKQLLPKTFGQSNVNIAQQVVIGTPQRPAAPNTLVVGSPHTPNTHFVSQNQPSDPSPWSAGKRHRKGEKNGKGLRHFSMKVCEKVQRKGTTSYNEVADELVAEFSAADNHILPNESAYDQKNIRRRVYDALNVLMAMNIISKEKKEIRWIGLPTNSAQECQNLEVERQRRLERIKQKQSQLQELILQQIAFKNLVQRNRQAEQQASRPPPPNSVIHLPFIIVNTSKKTVIDCSISNDKFEYLFNFDNTFEIHDDIEVLKRMGMACGLESGSCSAEDLKIARSLVPKALEPYVTEMAQGSIGGVFVTSSVSTSNGTRLSASDLTNGADGMLATSSSGSQYSGSRVETPVSYVGEDEEEDDDFNENEEED from the exons GCGTGGTGTCCTTGGTAGCTGTCCACCCCTCCACAGTGAGCGCGCTGGGGAAGCAGCTGTTGCCAAAAACGTTCGGACAGTCCAATGTCAACATTGCACAGCAAGTG GTGATTGGTACGCCTCAGAGACCTGCCGCGCCCAACACTCTGGTGGTAGGAAGCCCTCACACCCCTAACACTCACTTTGTCTCACAGAACCAGCCTTCAGACCCCTCACCTTGGTCTGCCGG GAAGCGGcacaggaagggggagaagaacGGGAAGGGCCTGCGGCACTTCTCCATGAAGGTGTGCGAGAAGGTGCAGAGGAAGGGGACCACGTCCTACAACGAGGTGGCCGACGAGCTGGTCGCGGAGTTCAGTGCCGCCGACAACCACATCCTACCAAACGAGTCC GCTTACGACCAGAAGAACATAAGACGGCGAGTCTATGATGCCTTAAACGTGCTGATGGCCATGAACATCATCtcgaaggagaagaaggagatcAGGTGGATCGGCCTGCCCACCAACTCGGCTCAGGAGTGCCAGAATTTAGAG gtggagaggcagaggcggCTGGAAAGGATCAAGCAGAAGCAGTCCCAGCTTCAGGAGCTCATCCTGCAG CAAATCGCCTTCAAGAATCTGGTGCAGAGGAACCGCCAGGCGGAGCAGCAGGCCAGCCGGCCGCCCCCTCCCAACTCTGTCATCCACCTGCCTTTCATCATCGTCAACACCAGCAAGAAGACCGTCATCGACTGTAGCATTTCCAATGACAA GTTCGAGTATCTATTCAACTTTGACAACACGTTTGAGATCCACGACGACATAGAGGTCCTGAAGCGGATGGGGATGGCCTGCGGGCTGGAGTCCGGAAGCTGCTCTGCGGAGGACCTGAAGATTGCGAGAAGCTTGGTGCCGAAAGCGCTGGAACCTTACGTGACAG AGATGGCTCAGGGATCCATTGGAGGGGTGTTCGTCACATCATCGGTGTCGACCTCAAATGGCACGCGGCTTTCTGCCAG TGACCTGACCAACGGTGCGGACGGCATGCTGGCCACGAGCTCCAGCGGGTCCCAGTACAGCGGATCCCGGGTGGAGACCCCCGTGTCCTACGTCggggaggacgaggaggaggacgACGACTTCAATGAGAACGAGGAGGAGGACTGA
- the TFDP1 gene encoding transcription factor Dp-1 isoform X1, whose product MAKDAGLIEANGELKVFIDQNLSPGKGVVSLVAVHPSTVSALGKQLLPKTFGQSNVNIAQQVVIGTPQRPAAPNTLVVGSPHTPNTHFVSQNQPSDPSPWSAGKRHRKGEKNGKGLRHFSMKVCEKVQRKGTTSYNEVADELVAEFSAADNHILPNESQAYDQKNIRRRVYDALNVLMAMNIISKEKKEIRWIGLPTNSAQECQNLEVERQRRLERIKQKQSQLQELILQQIAFKNLVQRNRQAEQQASRPPPPNSVIHLPFIIVNTSKKTVIDCSISNDKFEYLFNFDNTFEIHDDIEVLKRMGMACGLESGSCSAEDLKIARSLVPKALEPYVTEMAQGSIGGVFVTSSVSTSNGTRLSASDLTNGADGMLATSSSGSQYSGSRVETPVSYVGEDEEEDDDFNENEEED is encoded by the exons GCGTGGTGTCCTTGGTAGCTGTCCACCCCTCCACAGTGAGCGCGCTGGGGAAGCAGCTGTTGCCAAAAACGTTCGGACAGTCCAATGTCAACATTGCACAGCAAGTG GTGATTGGTACGCCTCAGAGACCTGCCGCGCCCAACACTCTGGTGGTAGGAAGCCCTCACACCCCTAACACTCACTTTGTCTCACAGAACCAGCCTTCAGACCCCTCACCTTGGTCTGCCGG GAAGCGGcacaggaagggggagaagaacGGGAAGGGCCTGCGGCACTTCTCCATGAAGGTGTGCGAGAAGGTGCAGAGGAAGGGGACCACGTCCTACAACGAGGTGGCCGACGAGCTGGTCGCGGAGTTCAGTGCCGCCGACAACCACATCCTACCAAACGAGTCC CAGGCTTACGACCAGAAGAACATAAGACGGCGAGTCTATGATGCCTTAAACGTGCTGATGGCCATGAACATCATCtcgaaggagaagaaggagatcAGGTGGATCGGCCTGCCCACCAACTCGGCTCAGGAGTGCCAGAATTTAGAG gtggagaggcagaggcggCTGGAAAGGATCAAGCAGAAGCAGTCCCAGCTTCAGGAGCTCATCCTGCAG CAAATCGCCTTCAAGAATCTGGTGCAGAGGAACCGCCAGGCGGAGCAGCAGGCCAGCCGGCCGCCCCCTCCCAACTCTGTCATCCACCTGCCTTTCATCATCGTCAACACCAGCAAGAAGACCGTCATCGACTGTAGCATTTCCAATGACAA GTTCGAGTATCTATTCAACTTTGACAACACGTTTGAGATCCACGACGACATAGAGGTCCTGAAGCGGATGGGGATGGCCTGCGGGCTGGAGTCCGGAAGCTGCTCTGCGGAGGACCTGAAGATTGCGAGAAGCTTGGTGCCGAAAGCGCTGGAACCTTACGTGACAG AGATGGCTCAGGGATCCATTGGAGGGGTGTTCGTCACATCATCGGTGTCGACCTCAAATGGCACGCGGCTTTCTGCCAG TGACCTGACCAACGGTGCGGACGGCATGCTGGCCACGAGCTCCAGCGGGTCCCAGTACAGCGGATCCCGGGTGGAGACCCCCGTGTCCTACGTCggggaggacgaggaggaggacgACGACTTCAATGAGAACGAGGAGGAGGACTGA